From Paenibacillus sp. PL2-23:
ATCTGCAGAGCGTATAACAGTGCAGACAATCGGCAAGGTATGATTGCGGAGCTTCGAATCGATGATGAGGTATTCGTGCATACGGATTCAACCTGGAGATGCTGGAATACGGAAGAATACGGTCACGGTGAAATCATAGGGTATGATACACAATTTGGAGAGCCCCTTGACCTGCGGCTCAAGCAGCCGGAATGGAAAGCCAACGGATTTGACGACTCTGCATGGGAAGAGGCTGTTGTCCAATCCACCGATCATGTGCTGTATCTGCAGCCTACCCCTCCTGTATCGGTATATGAGAAGTCTCCTGTTCAAATAACACAAGCGGCGCCGGGGCATTACCGCATAGATTTTGGCGAAGAAGTGACGGGACAAGTGAAGTTCACTGCTAACGGACAGGCTGGAAGCAAAATTGAGGTTCGATATGGTGAAGAGCTTCAGGACGATGGCGCTGTTCGTTATGAGATGAGATGTAATTGTACTTATCAAGAGGTATGCACCTTGTCGGGTGGCGTTGACGAGTTTGAGTTTTTTGATTACAAAGCGTTCCGTTATGTAGAGCTTTTGTCTTATGAACCGGGGATACACATTGATTTGACGAGTATAGCAGCAATTGTGAGGCATTACCCGATGAAGGAGGACGCGTGTATCTTCGAATCCTCTGACTCTTTGTTAAATAATATTTGGTCAATCTGTCGGAATGGGGTGAAATATGGCTCTCAAGAGGGGTATGTGGATTGTCCGTCGCGCGAGAAGGGACAGTACTTGGGAGACAATACGATAATTGCTCCAACCCAGGCCTACTTAAGTGGCGATCTTAGATTATACCGTAAAGCACTGCTGGATTATGTGATCCTCTCCTCCAAGGTGTGCCCGGGTCTAATGGCTGTTGCGCCGGGACATTACATGCAGGAAATTGCCGATTTCTCCCTGCAGTGGCCGATGCAGCTGTTGAAGTACTACAAAATGAGCGGCGATATGGAATTCCTGCGTGAGATGTATCCGCATGCCTTGGGAATATTAGAGCATTTCGCTGCTTATGAAAGAAGTGACGGGCTCCTGGAGCGGGTCACGGATAAATGGAATCTAGTAGATTGGCCTGATGGACTGAGAGACGGATACGACTTTGATCTAAGAAAGCCGGTTGGCGATGGCTGTCATAATGTCTTAAATGCCTTTTATTATGGAGCGCATGTGAGTGTAATGGAAATGGGCGGAATTCTTGGCGAATGTTCAGATGAGCAGAAGCTAGCAAGCTTGCGCCAGGCTTATACCGAAGCGTTCTATCATGAGGAAACTGGATTGTTTGTCGATGCGGCAGGCTCCTTACATTCCTCTCTGCATGCTAATGCATTGCCGCTGTTGTTCGGATTAGTCCCAGCAGATGGGAAGCAGCCTGTCATCGAGCTCATTCGGAAGAAGCGTCTGTCATGCGGCGTGTATATGGCATATTTTGTCCTGAAAGCTCTTGCTGTCGCAGGGGAACACGAGCTAGCTTACGATTTGATGACGTCCACGGATGAAAATTCCTGGGCAACGATGATTAAGGAAGGGGCCACTACCTGCTTTGAGAGCTGGTCCAAGGAGCATAAGTGGAATACAAGCTTATGTCATCCGTGGGCCAGTGCTCCGATCTTGATTCTCATTGAGGATATCATGGGCCTGTCTCCGGCAGAGCCGGGCTGGACGAAGGTAGGCTTCAAGCCTCACATTCCTCAAGCGCTCGATGCTCTCCAGTTAGAATTCGAGACACCAGCAGGGCGAATAAGCGTGTGCTATAAGGACAACAACATACAAGTTCGTGTACCTGTCACTAAACAAATTGT
This genomic window contains:
- a CDS encoding family 78 glycoside hydrolase catalytic domain yields the protein MDKVWSASWLMDKAFEGVSPPDNLFHKEQSKPVAIEHRVDLANRHWLIRKSFELDKSMKRAVLDITADDYYKLYINGHLAGQGPAQSTFDHYYYNRYDVTELLRPGPNVIAVHVYYHGLICRAYNSADNRQGMIAELRIDDEVFVHTDSTWRCWNTEEYGHGEIIGYDTQFGEPLDLRLKQPEWKANGFDDSAWEEAVVQSTDHVLYLQPTPPVSVYEKSPVQITQAAPGHYRIDFGEEVTGQVKFTANGQAGSKIEVRYGEELQDDGAVRYEMRCNCTYQEVCTLSGGVDEFEFFDYKAFRYVELLSYEPGIHIDLTSIAAIVRHYPMKEDACIFESSDSLLNNIWSICRNGVKYGSQEGYVDCPSREKGQYLGDNTIIAPTQAYLSGDLRLYRKALLDYVILSSKVCPGLMAVAPGHYMQEIADFSLQWPMQLLKYYKMSGDMEFLREMYPHALGILEHFAAYERSDGLLERVTDKWNLVDWPDGLRDGYDFDLRKPVGDGCHNVLNAFYYGAHVSVMEMGGILGECSDEQKLASLRQAYTEAFYHEETGLFVDAAGSLHSSLHANALPLLFGLVPADGKQPVIELIRKKRLSCGVYMAYFVLKALAVAGEHELAYDLMTSTDENSWATMIKEGATTCFESWSKEHKWNTSLCHPWASAPILILIEDIMGLSPAEPGWTKVGFKPHIPQALDALQLEFETPAGRISVCYKDNNIQVRVPVTKQIV